Proteins found in one Anopheles aquasalis chromosome 3, idAnoAquaMG_Q_19, whole genome shotgun sequence genomic segment:
- the LOC126577803 gene encoding protein 4.1 homolog isoform X2 produces the protein MPAESTKPVAEAAPSTPKKKPSSSGSKAALAKVTLLDGSILEVTIERKCRGRDLLNSVCAGLNILERDYFGLTYHTANDPRTWLDLERPVTKFFRSDPWEVSFEVKFYPPEPAQLQEDITRYHLCLQVRNDILEGRLPCSFVTHALLGSYLVQSELGDYDPIEMKDRSYLKDFKIAPNQTPELLDKVIDLHKTHKSQTPAEAELHYLENAKKLAMYGVDLHPAKDSEGVDIMLGVCASGLLVYRDKLRINRFAWPKILKISYKRNNFYIKIRPGEFEQYESTIGFKLENHRAAKKLWKACVEHHTFFRLMTPEPQQKSGLFPRLGSKYRYSGRTHYETRKAPVERPAPDFKRSLTGKRLSSRSMDALGQQEKERAAAKDPSKDGNKRHTMSHPPDHIPDLDSPTRGSRSPIKKDKKERKPAGGVAVLPVAGKKDKQSEQPPPQKDGALNGNNGQAEPLNSSAEESTSPSGKRKGFLFSSGRKSSPKEKKSPGSGTEPVAKGVVSAAANGDGGKKDNLAAAKEPVQQQATTDDNRKQAAKPEKPGFTKPYEYSESDQDTSPAHKKNVKTRGFRYDEAQPVDVRQANDGSEAQLSPNSQSRRATGLAFNYAPGEDAKVRESVEKRKAPGSPVATATAAAGEKEHGLSPKSAARGLPGESDAEKGVRTSARSYSPNKGRSMTAADPLASGAGKFRPLDDTSSAFIQGEQGVAAAVAAATAPEPAKKKVKIMVIISKFDPKTKRVDTAQGVVEHSTGVLDTKTGQIESKYGLIDPKAGTVVNFNARTGQNETLQGQTDAKTGQLHIVGNGVVDAVTGKVDDSLGQAIIVVPDDDSVVEITAITSKVDPATGKIDTTNGEIEKSRGILNHRTGILSTKYGDINPRTRELRTIDPKTGKPSPAASAVRPVTVDAANGQITIVGVTDPKTNKVDNGQAHLLAIGDQVDPVVEVTSVLGKMDKKGVIDPKTIQIDRSTGQLDTKEGKINTKYGQLDLVKQTISFVDPRTGKAETKEIKLDPVTGQVVLKQQNNPKTGKPDKDYGRIVSIRIVHSRIDPTTGKHIPAAPIEDRDVRVDAKTNQVWSPDGGKDPKTGETIYTSSTVDPRTGFVITIYGYLNPKTNEIERQTKLDPNLTRVDPGTGQIYAATGQVDETTGEPLFAATQINEENGEIYTKVGKVDPKTGRLVIIRIFILTKKDERGRPEEVDVSTVDLDAETGRIRDIAPKTLYLYKMRDPITGETYNVDPNDPRIAGARTTVTQTMTLSGEIDPITGRIKSEWGHIDPNTGDIDPATAIRDPVTGKLILNYADIEPSHFGKNVTVTKDTVPITREQFYEGIKHMGKKATRRESESSDDDMTAQYASESIKEIHSGGGVAGAAGKAAPTVVKTTTKQVITKNEDGVTHNVEEEVQNLGTGQIVYSTQEHKADAPAGTDAGKFVTATAVTTRTATTHEDLGTNAKTQQLEEKTVATTTTQHGERQEQRTITQEVKTTATVTSGDQYARRDSVSSTSSGDSGTPIDGPYGDDSLAEVIYNKSYTGADNVAGASQIPEGPNVEHRKVVLDDLTEGTETHGEIVSSQTVSSKTRTVETITYKTERDGVVETRVEQKITIQSDGDPIDHDKALAEAIQEATAMNPDMTVEKIEIQQQSQ, from the exons ATGCCGGCAGAATCGACGAAACCGGTGGCTGAGGCAGCGCCTAGCACACCGAAGAAGAAACCATCCTCCTCGGGTTCGAAGGCAGCCCTGGCCAAGGTCACACTGCTCGATGGATCGATCCTAGAGGTCACGATAGAA CGTAAATGTCGTGGCCGCGATCTGCTGAACTCGGTGTGCGCCGGGCTGAACATACTGGAGCGGGATTACTTTGGGTTGACGTACCACACGGCCAACGATCCGCGCACCTGGCTCGATCTCGAGCGCCCGGTTACCAAGTTCTTCCGCAGCGATCCGTGGGAGGTTTCGTTCGAGGTGAAGTTCTatccaccggaaccggcccAGCTGCAGGAGGACATTACGCGGTACCATCTTTGCCTGCAAGTGCGCAATGACATCCTCGAGGGACGGTTGCCCTGCTCGTTTGTGACACACGCGCTGCTCGGTTCGTACCTGGTACAGTCCGAGCTCGGTGATTACGATCCGATCGAGATGAAGGATCGATCGTATCTGAAGGACTTCAAGATTGCCCCGAACCAGACGCCGGAACTGCTCGACAAGGTTATCGATCTGCACAAGACACACAA GAGCCAAACACCGGCCGAGGCTGAGCTACACTATCTGGAGAATGCCAAAAAGCTCGCCATGTATGGTGTCGATCTGCATCCAGCAAAAGACTCCGAAGGTGTCGACATCATGCTCGGTGTTTGTGCCTCCGGTTTACTCGTTTACAGAGACAA ACTTCGCATTAACCGTTTCGCTTGGCCGAAGATATTGAAAATCTCCTATAAGCGTAACAACTTCTACATCAAGATACGTCCCGGTGAGTTCGAGCAGTACGAGTCGACGATCGGTTTCAAGCTAGAGAACCATCGTGCCGCCAAGAAGCTGTGGAAGGCGTGTGTCGAGCATCACACCTTCTTTCGGCTGATGACACCGGAACCGCAGCAAAAGTCCGGTCTGTTCCCGCGCCTCGGCTCCAAGTATCGCTACTCGGGTCGCACGCATTACGAAACGCGCAAAGCGCCGGTCGAACGACCAGCGCCCGACTTTAAGCGCAGTCTAACCGGCAAGCGGCTTTCGAGCCGTAGTATGGATG CTCTCGGTCAGCAGGAAAAAGAACGTGCTGCAGCCAAGGATCCGAGCAAGGACGGTAACAAGCGTCATACGATGTCCCATCCACCGGATCACATCCCGGATCTGGATTCACCGACCCGTGGTTCTCGCAGCCCTAtcaaaaaggataaaaaggaACGC AAACCTGCCGGAGGAGTGGCCGTATTGCCAGTAGCGGGCAAAAAGGATAAACAATCGGAACAACCGCCGCCACAAAAGGATGGCGCTCTCAATG GAAACAATGGTCAAGCAGAACCACTGAATTCGTCGGCTGAAGAATCTACCTCTCCATCGGGCAAGCGCAAG GGTTTCCTGTTCTCATCCGGCCGCAAATCGTCtccgaaggagaagaaatcgcccggaagcggaacggaaccggtggcTAAGGGTGTGGTGTCGGCCGCAGcaaacggtgatggtggtaaaaAGGATaacctagcagcagcaaaggaacCGGTTCAGCAGCAAGCGACAACCGATGACAACCGTAAGCAGGCCGCTAAGCCGGAGAAGCCAGGCTTCACGAAACCGTACGAATACTCGGAAAGCGACCAGGATACGAGCCCAGCACACAAGAAGAATGTGAAAACACGTGGCTTCCGTTACGACGAAGCACAGCCGGTCGATGTTCGTCAGGCAAATGACGGCAGCGAAGCGCAGCTCAGCCCGAACTCACAGAGCCGTCGCGCCACCGGACTAGCCTTCAACTATGCTCCGGGCGAGGATGCCAAGGTGCGGGAATCGGTCGAGAAGCGTAAGGCTCCGGGATCACCGGTAGCCACAGCGACAGCCGCCGCAGGAGAAAAGGAGCACGGACTTTCGCCAAAATCGGCCGCCCGCGGTCTACCAGGTGAGAGTGATGCCGAGAAGGGTGTCCGTACGAGCGCCCGCTCGTACTCACCGAACAAGGGTCGCTCGATGACCGCCGCCGATCCACTGGCATCCGGAGCCGGCAAGTTCCGACCACTCGATGACACAAGCAGTGCATTTATCCAGGGCGAACAGGGtgttgcggctgctgtggctgcagCAACTGCCCCCGAACcggccaagaagaaggtgaagatcATGGTTATCATTTCAAAGTTCGACCCGAAAACGAAGCGCGTCGATACGGCTCAGGGAGTGGTAGAGCACTCGACCGGTGTACTGGACACGAAGACGGGCCAGATCGAGAGCAAGTACGGGTTAATCGATCCGAAGGCGGGTACTGTCGTGAACTTTAATGCTCGCACGGGTCAGAACGAAACGTTGCAAGGCCAGACGGATGCAAAGACGGGCCAGCTGCACATCGTTGGCAATGGAGTGGTGGATGCGGTGACCGGTAAGGTCGACGATAGTCTCGGTCAAGCAATCATCGTCGTTCCGGATGATGATTCAGTTGTGGAAATTACGGCCATCACCTCGAAGGTGGATCCGGCCACGGGCAAGATTGACACAACGAACGGTGAGATCGAGAAGAGTCGCGGCATTCTGAACCATCGCACCGGCATCCTGAGCACCAAGTATGGCGACATTAACCCGCGTACTCGTGAACTGCGTACGATCGATCCGAAGACCGGTAAACCGTCACCAGCAGCTTCTGCCGTTCGACCAGTGACGGTTGATGCAGCGAACGGACAGATCACAATCGTCGGCGTGACCGATCCGAAGACGAACAAGGTGGACAATGGTCAGGCCCATCTGTTGGCGATCGGCGATCAGGTTGATCCGGTCGTTGAGGTTACCTCGGTGTTGGGCAAGATGGACAAGAAGGGTGTGATCGATCCAAAGACGATCCAGATCGATCGCAGCACCGGTCAGCTGGACACGAAGGAAGGCAAGATCAACACCAAGTACGGACAGCTGGATCTCGTGAAGCAAACCATCTCCTTCGTGGATCCCCGTACGGGCAAGgcggaaacgaaggaaatcaAACTGGACCCCGTTACCGGGCAGGTGGTGCTGAAGCAACAGAACAACCCAAAGACAGGCAAACCGGACAAGGACTATGGGCGCATCGTGTCGATTCGAATCGTGCACAGCCGGATTGATCCAACGACCGGCAAACACATCCCGGCCGCCCCCATCGAAGATCGTGATGTGCGCGTGGATGCGAAAACGAATCAAGTGTGGAGCCCCGACGGTGGCAAGGATCCGAAGACGGGCGAAACGATCTACACCTCGAGCACGGTAGATCCACGAACAGGCTTCGTGATCACGATCTATGGCTACCTCAACCCGAAGACGAACGAAATCGAACGCCAGACCAAGCTGGATCCGAATCTGACGCGTGTCGATCCGGGCACGGGTCAGATCTATGCGGCCACTGGCCAGGTGGACGAAACGACCGGCGAGCCCCTGTTCGCCGCCACCCAGATCAACGAGGAGAACGGTGAAATCTACACGAAGGTGGGCAAAGTGGACCCGAAAACGGGCCGACTGGTCATCATTCGCATCTTCATCCTGACGAAGAAGGACGAACGGGGACGCCCGGAAGAGGTGGACGTGAGCACGGTCGATCTGGATGCCGAGACGGGCCGCATTCGCGATATCGCGCCGAAAACGTTGTATCTGTACAAGATGCGCGATCCCATCACCGGTGAGACGTACAACGTGGATCCGAACGATCCACGTATCGCCGGTGCCAGAACGACCGTGACACAGACGATGACACTGAGCGGCGAGATCGATCCCATCACCGGGCGCATCAAGTCCGAATGGGGCCACATTGATCCGAACACGGGCGATATCGATCCGGCGACGGCCATCCGTGATCCGGTCACGGGCAAGCTGATCCTCAACTATGCCGACATCGAACCGAGCCACTTTGGCAAGAATGTCACCGTGACGAAGGACACCGTTCCGATCACGCGCGAACAGTTCTACGAGGGCATCAAGCATATGGGCAAGAAGGCGACACGCCGAGAATCGGAAAGCTCCGACGATGACATGACCGCCCAGTACGCGTCCGAGAGCATCAAGGAAATTCATTCgggtggtggcgttgctggGGCCGCCGGCAAGGCTGCACCGACCGTCGTGAAGACGACCACCAAACAGGTGATCACGAAGAACGAAGATGGCGTCACGCACAATGTCGAAGAGGAGGTACAAAATCTGGGCACCGGACAGATCGTGTACTCCACGCAGGAGCACAAG GCGGATGCACCAGCTGGAACGGATGCAGGTAAATTCGTGACGGCCACGGCCGTCACCACTCGTACGGCCACCACGCACGAAGATCTCGGAACGAACGCGAAGACGCAACAGCTCGAGGagaaaacggtggccaccaccaccacgcagcacGGTGAGCGCCAGGAGCAGCGAACCATTACGCAGGAAGTAAAAACCacggccaccgtcaccagcgGCGACCAG TACGCCCGCCGTGACAGTGTCTCATCGACGAGCTCCGGTGACTCCGGAACGCCGATTGATGGCCCATACGGTGACGACTCGCTAGCGGAGGTGATCTACAACAAGTCCTACACG GGAGCCGATAACGTTGCCGGTGCCTCACAGATCCCGGAAGGGCCAAACGTGGAGCATCGTaaggtggtgctggatgatcTGACCGAAGGTACCGAAACCCATGGCGAAATCGTCTCCTCGCAGACGGTATCCAGCAAAACGCGCACCGTTGAAACCATCACA TATAAAACCGAACGAGACGGTGTTGTGGAAACACGCGTCGAACAGAAGATCACCATCCAGTCCGACGGCGATCCGATCGACCATGACAAAGCCCTTGCTGAGGCAATTCAG
- the LOC126577803 gene encoding protein 4.1 homolog isoform X3, translating to MPAESTKPVAEAAPSTPKKKPSSSGSKAALAKVTLLDGSILEVTIERKCRGRDLLNSVCAGLNILERDYFGLTYHTANDPRTWLDLERPVTKFFRSDPWEVSFEVKFYPPEPAQLQEDITRYHLCLQVRNDILEGRLPCSFVTHALLGSYLVQSELGDYDPIEMKDRSYLKDFKIAPNQTPELLDKVIDLHKTHKSQTPAEAELHYLENAKKLAMYGVDLHPAKDSEGVDIMLGVCASGLLVYRDKLRINRFAWPKILKISYKRNNFYIKIRPGEFEQYESTIGFKLENHRAAKKLWKACVEHHTFFRLMTPEPQQKSGLFPRLGSKYRYSGRTHYETRKAPVERPAPDFKRSLTGKRLSSRSMDALGQQEKERAAAKDPSKDGNKRHTMSHPPDHIPDLDSPTRGSRSPIKKDKKERKPAGGVAVLPVAGKKDKQSEQPPPQKDGALNGNNGQAEPLNSSAEESTSPSGKRKGFLFSSGRKSSPKEKKSPGSGTEPVAKGVVSAAANGDGGKKDNLAAAKEPVQQQATTDDNRKQAAKPEKPGFTKPYEYSESDQDTSPAHKKNVKTRGFRYDEAQPVDVRQANDGSEAQLSPNSQSRRATGLAFNYAPGEDAKVRESVEKRKAPGSPVATATAAAGEKEHGLSPKSAARGLPGESDAEKGVRTSARSYSPNKGRSMTAADPLASGAGKFRPLDDTSSAFIQGEQGVAAAVAAATAPEPAKKKVKIMVIISKFDPKTKRVDTAQGVVEHSTGVLDTKTGQIESKYGLIDPKAGTVVNFNARTGQNETLQGQTDAKTGQLHIVGNGVVDAVTGKVDDSLGQAIIVVPDDDSVVEITAITSKVDPATGKIDTTNGEIEKSRGILNHRTGILSTKYGDINPRTRELRTIDPKTGKPSPAASAVRPVTVDAANGQITIVGVTDPKTNKVDNGQAHLLAIGDQVDPVVEVTSVLGKMDKKGVIDPKTIQIDRSTGQLDTKEGKINTKYGQLDLVKQTISFVDPRTGKAETKEIKLDPVTGQVVLKQQNNPKTGKPDKDYGRIVSIRIVHSRIDPTTGKHIPAAPIEDRDVRVDAKTNQVWSPDGGKDPKTGETIYTSSTVDPRTGFVITIYGYLNPKTNEIERQTKLDPNLTRVDPGTGQIYAATGQVDETTGEPLFAATQINEENGEIYTKVGKVDPKTGRLVIIRIFILTKKDERGRPEEVDVSTVDLDAETGRIRDIAPKTLYLYKMRDPITGETYNVDPNDPRIAGARTTVTQTMTLSGEIDPITGRIKSEWGHIDPNTGDIDPATAIRDPVTGKLILNYADIEPSHFGKNVTVTKDTVPITREQFYEGIKHMGKKATRRESESSDDDMTAQYASESIKEIHSGGGVAGAAGKAAPTVVKTTTKQVITKNEDGVTHNVEEEVQNLGTGQIVYSTQEHKADAPAGTDAGKFVTATAVTTRTATTHEDLGTNAKTQQLEEKTVATTTTQHGERQEQRTITQEVKTTATVTSGDQGADNVAGASQIPEGPNVEHRKVVLDDLTEGTETHGEIVSSQTVSSKTRTVETITYKTERDGVVETRVEQKITIQSDGDPIDHDKALAEAIQVASLKININPFDRREAARRYLLRTSQSPMGEFRATGSGEQQTGNGHDTKEAH from the exons ATGCCGGCAGAATCGACGAAACCGGTGGCTGAGGCAGCGCCTAGCACACCGAAGAAGAAACCATCCTCCTCGGGTTCGAAGGCAGCCCTGGCCAAGGTCACACTGCTCGATGGATCGATCCTAGAGGTCACGATAGAA CGTAAATGTCGTGGCCGCGATCTGCTGAACTCGGTGTGCGCCGGGCTGAACATACTGGAGCGGGATTACTTTGGGTTGACGTACCACACGGCCAACGATCCGCGCACCTGGCTCGATCTCGAGCGCCCGGTTACCAAGTTCTTCCGCAGCGATCCGTGGGAGGTTTCGTTCGAGGTGAAGTTCTatccaccggaaccggcccAGCTGCAGGAGGACATTACGCGGTACCATCTTTGCCTGCAAGTGCGCAATGACATCCTCGAGGGACGGTTGCCCTGCTCGTTTGTGACACACGCGCTGCTCGGTTCGTACCTGGTACAGTCCGAGCTCGGTGATTACGATCCGATCGAGATGAAGGATCGATCGTATCTGAAGGACTTCAAGATTGCCCCGAACCAGACGCCGGAACTGCTCGACAAGGTTATCGATCTGCACAAGACACACAA GAGCCAAACACCGGCCGAGGCTGAGCTACACTATCTGGAGAATGCCAAAAAGCTCGCCATGTATGGTGTCGATCTGCATCCAGCAAAAGACTCCGAAGGTGTCGACATCATGCTCGGTGTTTGTGCCTCCGGTTTACTCGTTTACAGAGACAA ACTTCGCATTAACCGTTTCGCTTGGCCGAAGATATTGAAAATCTCCTATAAGCGTAACAACTTCTACATCAAGATACGTCCCGGTGAGTTCGAGCAGTACGAGTCGACGATCGGTTTCAAGCTAGAGAACCATCGTGCCGCCAAGAAGCTGTGGAAGGCGTGTGTCGAGCATCACACCTTCTTTCGGCTGATGACACCGGAACCGCAGCAAAAGTCCGGTCTGTTCCCGCGCCTCGGCTCCAAGTATCGCTACTCGGGTCGCACGCATTACGAAACGCGCAAAGCGCCGGTCGAACGACCAGCGCCCGACTTTAAGCGCAGTCTAACCGGCAAGCGGCTTTCGAGCCGTAGTATGGATG CTCTCGGTCAGCAGGAAAAAGAACGTGCTGCAGCCAAGGATCCGAGCAAGGACGGTAACAAGCGTCATACGATGTCCCATCCACCGGATCACATCCCGGATCTGGATTCACCGACCCGTGGTTCTCGCAGCCCTAtcaaaaaggataaaaaggaACGC AAACCTGCCGGAGGAGTGGCCGTATTGCCAGTAGCGGGCAAAAAGGATAAACAATCGGAACAACCGCCGCCACAAAAGGATGGCGCTCTCAATG GAAACAATGGTCAAGCAGAACCACTGAATTCGTCGGCTGAAGAATCTACCTCTCCATCGGGCAAGCGCAAG GGTTTCCTGTTCTCATCCGGCCGCAAATCGTCtccgaaggagaagaaatcgcccggaagcggaacggaaccggtggcTAAGGGTGTGGTGTCGGCCGCAGcaaacggtgatggtggtaaaaAGGATaacctagcagcagcaaaggaacCGGTTCAGCAGCAAGCGACAACCGATGACAACCGTAAGCAGGCCGCTAAGCCGGAGAAGCCAGGCTTCACGAAACCGTACGAATACTCGGAAAGCGACCAGGATACGAGCCCAGCACACAAGAAGAATGTGAAAACACGTGGCTTCCGTTACGACGAAGCACAGCCGGTCGATGTTCGTCAGGCAAATGACGGCAGCGAAGCGCAGCTCAGCCCGAACTCACAGAGCCGTCGCGCCACCGGACTAGCCTTCAACTATGCTCCGGGCGAGGATGCCAAGGTGCGGGAATCGGTCGAGAAGCGTAAGGCTCCGGGATCACCGGTAGCCACAGCGACAGCCGCCGCAGGAGAAAAGGAGCACGGACTTTCGCCAAAATCGGCCGCCCGCGGTCTACCAGGTGAGAGTGATGCCGAGAAGGGTGTCCGTACGAGCGCCCGCTCGTACTCACCGAACAAGGGTCGCTCGATGACCGCCGCCGATCCACTGGCATCCGGAGCCGGCAAGTTCCGACCACTCGATGACACAAGCAGTGCATTTATCCAGGGCGAACAGGGtgttgcggctgctgtggctgcagCAACTGCCCCCGAACcggccaagaagaaggtgaagatcATGGTTATCATTTCAAAGTTCGACCCGAAAACGAAGCGCGTCGATACGGCTCAGGGAGTGGTAGAGCACTCGACCGGTGTACTGGACACGAAGACGGGCCAGATCGAGAGCAAGTACGGGTTAATCGATCCGAAGGCGGGTACTGTCGTGAACTTTAATGCTCGCACGGGTCAGAACGAAACGTTGCAAGGCCAGACGGATGCAAAGACGGGCCAGCTGCACATCGTTGGCAATGGAGTGGTGGATGCGGTGACCGGTAAGGTCGACGATAGTCTCGGTCAAGCAATCATCGTCGTTCCGGATGATGATTCAGTTGTGGAAATTACGGCCATCACCTCGAAGGTGGATCCGGCCACGGGCAAGATTGACACAACGAACGGTGAGATCGAGAAGAGTCGCGGCATTCTGAACCATCGCACCGGCATCCTGAGCACCAAGTATGGCGACATTAACCCGCGTACTCGTGAACTGCGTACGATCGATCCGAAGACCGGTAAACCGTCACCAGCAGCTTCTGCCGTTCGACCAGTGACGGTTGATGCAGCGAACGGACAGATCACAATCGTCGGCGTGACCGATCCGAAGACGAACAAGGTGGACAATGGTCAGGCCCATCTGTTGGCGATCGGCGATCAGGTTGATCCGGTCGTTGAGGTTACCTCGGTGTTGGGCAAGATGGACAAGAAGGGTGTGATCGATCCAAAGACGATCCAGATCGATCGCAGCACCGGTCAGCTGGACACGAAGGAAGGCAAGATCAACACCAAGTACGGACAGCTGGATCTCGTGAAGCAAACCATCTCCTTCGTGGATCCCCGTACGGGCAAGgcggaaacgaaggaaatcaAACTGGACCCCGTTACCGGGCAGGTGGTGCTGAAGCAACAGAACAACCCAAAGACAGGCAAACCGGACAAGGACTATGGGCGCATCGTGTCGATTCGAATCGTGCACAGCCGGATTGATCCAACGACCGGCAAACACATCCCGGCCGCCCCCATCGAAGATCGTGATGTGCGCGTGGATGCGAAAACGAATCAAGTGTGGAGCCCCGACGGTGGCAAGGATCCGAAGACGGGCGAAACGATCTACACCTCGAGCACGGTAGATCCACGAACAGGCTTCGTGATCACGATCTATGGCTACCTCAACCCGAAGACGAACGAAATCGAACGCCAGACCAAGCTGGATCCGAATCTGACGCGTGTCGATCCGGGCACGGGTCAGATCTATGCGGCCACTGGCCAGGTGGACGAAACGACCGGCGAGCCCCTGTTCGCCGCCACCCAGATCAACGAGGAGAACGGTGAAATCTACACGAAGGTGGGCAAAGTGGACCCGAAAACGGGCCGACTGGTCATCATTCGCATCTTCATCCTGACGAAGAAGGACGAACGGGGACGCCCGGAAGAGGTGGACGTGAGCACGGTCGATCTGGATGCCGAGACGGGCCGCATTCGCGATATCGCGCCGAAAACGTTGTATCTGTACAAGATGCGCGATCCCATCACCGGTGAGACGTACAACGTGGATCCGAACGATCCACGTATCGCCGGTGCCAGAACGACCGTGACACAGACGATGACACTGAGCGGCGAGATCGATCCCATCACCGGGCGCATCAAGTCCGAATGGGGCCACATTGATCCGAACACGGGCGATATCGATCCGGCGACGGCCATCCGTGATCCGGTCACGGGCAAGCTGATCCTCAACTATGCCGACATCGAACCGAGCCACTTTGGCAAGAATGTCACCGTGACGAAGGACACCGTTCCGATCACGCGCGAACAGTTCTACGAGGGCATCAAGCATATGGGCAAGAAGGCGACACGCCGAGAATCGGAAAGCTCCGACGATGACATGACCGCCCAGTACGCGTCCGAGAGCATCAAGGAAATTCATTCgggtggtggcgttgctggGGCCGCCGGCAAGGCTGCACCGACCGTCGTGAAGACGACCACCAAACAGGTGATCACGAAGAACGAAGATGGCGTCACGCACAATGTCGAAGAGGAGGTACAAAATCTGGGCACCGGACAGATCGTGTACTCCACGCAGGAGCACAAG GCGGATGCACCAGCTGGAACGGATGCAGGTAAATTCGTGACGGCCACGGCCGTCACCACTCGTACGGCCACCACGCACGAAGATCTCGGAACGAACGCGAAGACGCAACAGCTCGAGGagaaaacggtggccaccaccaccacgcagcacGGTGAGCGCCAGGAGCAGCGAACCATTACGCAGGAAGTAAAAACCacggccaccgtcaccagcgGCGACCAG GGAGCCGATAACGTTGCCGGTGCCTCACAGATCCCGGAAGGGCCAAACGTGGAGCATCGTaaggtggtgctggatgatcTGACCGAAGGTACCGAAACCCATGGCGAAATCGTCTCCTCGCAGACGGTATCCAGCAAAACGCGCACCGTTGAAACCATCACA TATAAAACCGAACGAGACGGTGTTGTGGAAACACGCGTCGAACAGAAGATCACCATCCAGTCCGACGGCGATCCGATCGACCATGACAAAGCCCTTGCTGAGGCAATTCAG